GCTGAAGGACGCGGGCCTGCCGGCGCCCAAGCCCGTGCAGCACCCACTGCACCCGGCGCCCGCCCCCCACCACGGCTTGCCCGGCCTCCTCTCCAACCACGGCCTCTTCTCGCTGCCCGGCAGCAGCGCGGCCACGGCCCTGCTGATCCAGCGCACCAACGAGGAGGAGAAGTGGCTGGCGCGGCAGCGGCGGCTGCGGCAGGAGAAGGAGGACCGGCAGTCGCAGGTGTCCGAGTTTCGGCAGCAGGTGCTGGAGCAGCACCTGGACATGGGCCGGCCGCCAGCGCCCACGGAGACGGAGCACAGGCCGGAGAGCACCAGGTGGGGCCTGGCGAGCGGGGTGGGCCAAGGGTGTGGGAACTCCCTGAGGTTAGCATTTATTGAGCGCCTACGGTTTGCTTTCTGCTGAATGTTGTCACTTATTTCCTTTTGTCCTCTGACCCCCATCCTGCTCGTGAGGGAGCAGTGCGAGGACGGGAGGCAGTTGCCCGAAGGCAGTTGCCCGAAGGCGCCCATCCTCAGGTTGCCTTGCCGCCAAGCCTGTGCCCAGAACCGGGATCCTTCCCGTGCAGCTCAGCTGCGCCCCCACTGGGACACCCATGGTGCCTGCAGAGGGCAAGGGAGGATCTTCAATTACTAATTCCGTTTgttctttccatctctctctgcccaaacttttttttttttttaatgagaagggGCTGcctttaatttttctgtaagcaaaaaattctgttttcataatttgaaaaaaattcccaTCTCCCGGACCTGTTATGAAAGCGTTTCCTAGAGGCCTTTGTGCTGGACCCCCAGCTGCCAGCGCTCACCCTGTGAGCTCACGGCTGTGGCCCCGGgccccccagcccaccctccaTCCCTGCAGAGCTCATTCTAAAGGGCTAACCCTAACCCTCAGGCAGAGTGGGCGGAGAGAGCCCAGCCAGCCCTCAGGAACGCTGGACCCTGctccccttctctgggcctcgttTTCCTCAGTTGTGCACAAAGGAGGTGGGGCGGGAGGCCCTCTGAGCATCTTTCCAGCCCTCAATGTCCAAAGTGCTGTCTGGGGACAAGAAACACTAGGGTGTCTGGGTCTGAGGTGTTTTAATGTCCACTTCTTCTGCTCCCTGTCTCTCATTCCTCCAGCTTTTTGCTGACGGGgggtcttctctctgtgtcctagGTGCCACTGGCTCACCCAGCAGCCACACGACTGCACCCACGTAGGCCCCAAAGAGATTCCATGGCTAATTGGGTGTGACTGGGAGTGAACTGTGGCTGGGCTCTGGCTGGGTCTCCGGCAGCCTCTGGCTTGCCCTGCTCAGTATGGCTGCAGTGAGTCCCCTCTGCTGCAGACGGTCCCCCTGCTGCTCTGGGCCCACTCCAAGGCCACACAGGGGCTGGCTTGTCTGCTTGTGAgctgccctctgctcctccaATCCCTGCACACTCGAGACTAAGAGCGCAGTCAACATCTCCTGGCATCACACGTCTAGCATCTCTGGATAAATCTGGAGTCCAGCTTTGACTCCAGAGGGTGTCTTCCTCTCCGTGGGGCCCCCAAAGTCCCAGCGCAGCTGTCAGGGCCTATGTGCTGCTGCCCCCAGCAGGGGTGGCCTCTGCCCAGATCCTAGTGGAGCCCTGGGTTGGGGAATAGGGCCCTGGCCCTGGTGGTCCCCATGGCTGCTGGCGGCATGCTCGGCCCTCCAACAGCATGAACCTGATGCTCTTTCAAGCCGTCATCCTCCAAGCTAGAAAACCATTCTGTGCTTGGCTTCAGagcatgaaatatttattctgctgatgggTTTCATTCCTTTGCTCTTTACTTAAGGACACACAGGCTCTTGATAAGGGTCTGTCTGCCCATTAGAGGAGCAGCAGCTTTGGGGCTGTCTCCCAGCTTGAGCTGGAGAGTAACTCGAGGAGCCTTGGTGGCTGTGGTTACTGTCCCCTCCTCGGCCTGGCAGGAAGGGCCCTGAGAGCCTGGGCACGCGCCCGCCGTGCTCTCGGCACCTTCCGTCCCCTCAGGCCTTGCCCTGGGTCACCTTGGTGGCATGGGGCTTCTCTTTAAAGAAATAGATACTAACTTTGGAAAAACAACACCCAGATTGTCTTTTgtaagttgaattttgttttaaaggcACCAAGGAAAGAGTCATTTAGTTTGGCTTCCGGCAAAGCTGATTGTCTGATGGAGGGTCCCTTCCAGTTCCCTCCCTGCCTGGCTCCCCGGTCAGGCACCCCGCCCGGTCCTTGGAGACCCTTTGGGTGTAGCTGCTGCTTTAGGGGCTTGTGGAGTTGCTGCAGTTCTGCCGGGGACCACTGGGGGGCAGCAGCAGCCAGGCCTGCCCTGGCTGTCGGGGTCTCCCCAACAGCTGCTCTCTGGCTTCTGTCCACgtgcagtggggagaggaagttGTGGCCACACCTTTGGCGCCAGAGCCGTCTTGTGTCCCTGTGGTGGGTCTGCCTGTGGAAAGTAAAGATGAGGCTCTGTCCTCACAGAGTTGATGGGAAGTTAGGGAGTGGTGGGACAGGATGAGCCACTGCCAGGTCATGAGTGAGAAACAGGACAGAGCGGGGCTGCGCCTTCAGCAAGCAGAGCCCACCTGGAGTCTCTATCCTCTCGTGAGCGAGCTTGCGTGTACCTGCCTCAGGCTGTCTTTGAGGAGGTGTGGTCCCTTCACTGTGGGGTAGGGGCCCTGGATGGGGGCCTACAGGAGGCCTTTACTCCCCTCCAGCTCTGGCGGGCTAAGTGAGTTCCCATCTGGGCTGCCATAGAAGTTGTCCCTCGCTGCCAGGTGCTGGCAGGTAGCCGGGGGGCAGTGGGTGGCTGATGCGACCACCCTCTCAGGACTGATGGCTGGTTCTGTTCTCTCCCTAGGCCGGGACCAAACCGCCATGAGCCGGGAAGCCGAGACCCTCCACAGCACTTTGGCGGGCCCCCACCCCTCATTTCGCCCAAGCCCCAGCACCACTCCGTGCCCACAGCCCTCTGGAACCCGGTGTCCCTGATGGACAGCACGCTGGACACGAGGCGCGCCCCAGAGGGCCATCCCCTGCACAGCCACCCCACCCCATTTGAGCCCAGCCGCCAGGCGGCCGTCCCACTGGTAAAGGTGGAAAGGATCTACTGCCCGGAAAAGGCAGAGGAGGGGCCCCGGAAGCGCGAGGCCACCCCCCTGGACAAGTACCAGCCGCCGCCTCGGGAGGCAGGGAGCCTGGAGCAGCCGGCCTTCCCTCACGGGTCCGCGCCCTTCCTGGCTGAACTCGAGAAGTCCACGCAGACCCTCCTGGGCCAGCAGCGGGCCTCCCTCGCCCATCCTGCCCCCTTTGGGGAGCTTACCGGGCCCCTAAAGCCAGGCTCGCCCTCCCGGCCCCCAGCTTCTCGGGGCCCCGACCCCGCCTACATCTACGATGAGCTCCTGCAGCAGCGCCGGAGGCTGGTCAGCAAGCTGGACCTGGAGGAGCGCAGGCGGcgggaggcccaggagaaaggTCCGCTCTCCCCAGGTGGCCCTCGCCCCCAGGACCAGGGGGCGGTGGTTCTCGCCTCTCGGCCTCTCTTCTCCCACTCCTGGCTTCCGCTCTGAGGTTTAGCAACTCCAGGGAGCAGGTTCCCTGTCTTCTTCGCCTGTCTTGCCATAGTGCAAAGCTGAATCAGCACGCACAGTTACAGACGATGAACCGGGGCTAGTGAGACAGCCCTAAGTATTAACAGTGCGGCACAGCAAGCAGGAGGCTGTTGAGAGAGCGGGCCCGGGTCCGGCGGGGGCTCCTCACTGGGGCCAGGGTCACAACTGCAGGCAGGTGGCCCCAGGGCTGGGTCGGGGTCGGGCGGTCTGGCCACCTCTCCTTCCAGCTCCTGCTGGGGCTGGGATGGCACTTAAACACCAGTTCCTCAGGTTCCCCCAGAGAGCCAGAGAACAGGGGAGCAGGCACCCACCTGCACCCCCGTCTGCCCGGGAGGGGTCAGGGAGGTTCCAGACTAGTTTCTTCCGTGGGAAACTCAGGCTCTGCACGGCGCTGGACTCAGAGTCTTGGCCAGGagctggggccggggccggggccgagtGAGTCCTGGGTGGTGGTTCTGGGCTAGATTTAGGGCCCGAGAGGCTCTCCTCTGTTCACCTCgtgaggaggagcggggagcgtGCTGGTGCCCTCGGGTGCAGAGGTTCTGTTTGGCATGTGAGTTTACGTGCATGCTCCGTGCCTTTGAGAGAGCGGGGAGCTGAGGGTGCCTGTGCCCTCCTGAGTTCCGGACCCAGACGGCCACAGCAGACAGCAGATGTGCACAGACAGCTTTGGGCTGCCTTGGACACGGCCCCGGGCCTGTGTGATGAACGGTCCCCTGCCGAGGGATCAGTGTCAGCCCAGGGACCACCTGACCATTTGGGGGCTGTGGATCCAAGGGAAGCCTGgtgcctgcctcctgccccccacTTCCCAGCCTTGAAAAGCCCTCGGACTAGGGGTTAGCGTGCGTTTCCACCTGGGACGAGAGGAGTCTAGGTTTGGGGATGTTCAGAGGGCCAGTAGGGCCAATGGGTGGGTCTGTACATCCGCCGGAGGATTGAGGCTCCCTGCCCAGCTGAAGCCGTGTGTCCTTGCCGCCAGGGTACTACTACGACCTGGACGACTCCTATGATGAGAGTGACGAAGAAGAGGTCAGGGCCCACCTCCGCTGTGTGGCTGAGCAGCCGCCCCTCAAACTGGACACATCCTCTGAGGTATCTGGGGTTTCGTGGCCGCTGTCGGGCTGTGGGCTGGACGCTGGCACCCACCTCGGGGCCCGCCTCTTGGCTTTCCCGCTGTCGGGGTCCTCCTCCCTCGAGGCCCGGCACAGAGTGGCCATGGCACATGGGCTTCAAGGACCCCAGGAGGGGCCCCTGGGTCAGTGGGGGCAGACCACTGCCAGTGGTTTCaaactcatttgttttctttcccaatCTAGAAGCTAGAGTTTTTGCAACTTTTTGGCTTGACCACCCAACAGCAGAAGGAGGAATTGCTGACGCAGAAGCGGAGGAAGCGGCGGCGGATGCTGAGGGAAAGGAGCCCGTCGCCCCCGACGGTTCAGAGCAAGCGGCAGACGCCTTCGCCGAGGCTGGCGCTGACCACCCGCTACAGCCCCGACGAGATGAACTGCAGCCCCAACTTCGAAGAGAAGAAGAAGTTCCTGACCATCTTCAATCTGACCCACATCAGCGCAGAGAAGAGGAAGGGTAAGGCCTGCCTGGACCtcgtggtgggggcggggccgccTGAAGGCCGAGTGCCCCTCGGGAAGCGGGGGGGGGGGCCTGGGCTCCCTGGGGAAGCAGCCCCTCTGCTCTGACCTGCCCCACTGTCTCTTCACCATCATGCTCCTCTCCGCCCAAAACTCAAGTCGCCCCATTCGAGgcccattttctctttctccacccCGGGTGGAATTGAGGACTCGCCAGTGTTCTCTGTAAAGCCGCCGTAAGCTTGATGGTTGCTCTTGGCCCTTTTCGGCTCTCCAGTGCCTTCAGCTCCCCTGGGCATGGGGTGGAGATGCGCCTTTCCTCTGCTAGGTGCTCCAGGCTCCTCAGCTCCGGGCTGCTGATGTGGCCGCTGGGCCGGGTGCTCTGACGCCAGGAGGCGGTAGGTGGTCCGTGGCAGCCAGGCAGAGCCGACACCCACTGTGAGTGGATGGCTTCTCCTAAGAGATGCTTCCAGATCAGTCTGGCTACCAAGGGCCGTGCTGGGGCCGGTTCTTAGGCTGGAATCCTTGGTGCAGAAGAAGTGGTGCGTTCTGCACGCCGTCTGGGGCATCCGCTCTCACTCACTCGGCGCCAGGATGTAGCTCGGGGAGAACTTGGCCTGTGTGGGGCACACACCTCCGAGTCCACCGCACTGACACCGGGTCAGCTCTTTCTGGAGGGACGTCAGAGGAAAGCAGATGTGCTCATCGGTCATTTAGttgctttcctttgttttaggtGGGTGTGGCAGTTTGGTGTTTGTGTTTAACCAGCGAGCTGGAATTCTTGCTTTGCCTCAAAGGGGCAGTGACACGTTGTTCTCAGTACAGATCCCCAAGAATGTGTAGTTCTATTTGTAAAGAGCATCTTTTTTCCTGACTTAATTGCTGGAAGCCACCAGTGATGTGGCCACTTAAGTTTGTCAGCAAGAGGTACCTGAAGTGCACCAGGAATTCGTGGCATCGAATGTCACAGGGTCTGGGTCCTTCCCCCAGTGGCAACCGTCGTGGGAATCACACTCGCGTGACGTGAGCGGTGGGGAGGAGAATGTGCCTGGAAGCGGCCTGTGCTTCCGGACAGTGGGCTGTGGCTCTTCAGGGCTGTTTCCTGTGTTGGGGACAGCTTTTTCATCTTATAAATAAGAACACATCCTCAGAAGGTACCTCGGAAGATCGTCGATACCTGTTATTTCACCGTACACTGTACGCACGGCTGTTCTTGGAAAACGTCTGAAATGTTACGTAGTAAAAGCCAAGAAGAATCTAGGCTCACTCTGAAATGAAGCTTCTTCCTTTAAACCCAGCCTGTCCCCCTGGCTTTGTTTCTCCTTTTAAAGGACTTACTGCCTGCCTGCCAGTCATGGCCTGGGCTAgactcctgcccccttccctctcagAAATGATGCAACCATCTTGTTAATCTCAGGCTGCTTTTCTCATAGACAAAGAGAAACTTGTTGAGCTGCTCCAGGCCATGAAGCAGAAGGCACTGTCAGCAGCAGTGGCAGACCCGCTCAGGAACTCTCCGAGGGACAGTCCGGCTGTCTCCCTGAGCGGTAAGGCCAGCCCATCCGCCACCGCCCGGGACTGTCCACTCCAGGTCGTCTTCCTCCTGGAAACAGCGTGcgcttctctccatctctctcttaaGCTTTCTGCGCGTGTGAAGGATCTCCTCGGCCAGAGTCAGGGCTCGGAGAGTTAAGGAGGGGGGTCCCAGCTTCGGCAGAGCCCCGCCCGGTGGGCAGCACGGTTGTGGACGTTGTCCATCAGTCGGCCCTTGGTTGGCGCTCTCCTCCCGGCGTCTCTGTCTTGCTCATTCCGTCTTCCAGGCCTCTCCGCCACCTGCTGtcactcctctctctgctctggcTCTGACTCTTGACTCCACCTCGCTGTGCTGCTAATGGAGCAGGAGATGTTGATGCTCCGGCCCTGTCCTCGACCCCTAACGCAGTCTTTCTTGTTGGGTTGGGCTATGTCACCTTCTGCCTTCTGGATGACCTGAGGCAACTTGCTTCTTCCTGTAGACTCTTCTTCCTAGATGCCTTCCTGGGGCAGCACCTTTCAAGGATGGACTTGCTGCTGAACACACCACACTGTGCACTGACATTTACTCAAATGGCTCCCAGTTCTTGGTCTTTTGCACTAGGTCTCTCTTCAGTGTAAGCTCTAGAGTTCAGGGTCTGCCTGTTCACTTGCAGCTCTTAACACATTCCCTGCTTTCTCTAGAAGAACCGGCCACGCAGCAAGTCTCTCTGGATGTGGAGACGCCTGTGGGTGTCGCTGCTTCCTCGCCTGCCGGCCCGAAGGCCACGGAGCCTGGGAGACTGGAACAGCGCCGGCCCCAGGAGCTGCCGCGAGTCCAGGAGACGGCTCCTGCCAGCGGCGAGAAGGCCAGGCTGAGTGAGAcccctgggggcaggaggagccTGAGCATGCTTCATTACATCCGGGGCCCCGCGCCCAAGGACGTCCCTGTGCCGCTGTCCCATAGCATCAACGGGAAGAACAAGCCCTGGGAGCCCTTCGTGGCAGAGGAGTTTGCACATCAGTTCCACGAGTCCGTCCTGCAGTCCACCCAGAAGGCCCTGCAGAAGCATAAAGGTAACGAGGCCGCCTGGGCCTGCTCTGCTGCTTTGTTCCGGAGCGCCGCTCAAACCTCGGGCGGGGTGCGAGAGACACCTGGTGTTCTTATTAGAGGCAGATTCTGCCTCTGGGGGTCCAGGATGGGGACCGAGAATGCTCCATTCCCAGGAGATGCTGGTCTGCTGGCCAACTGTACTTGAAGGAAGTTTACATCTGAATTGAGTAAGGCCTGCCCTTTCAGTAAGGGCAGGCTAGGTGCCTTTCCAGCAAAAATAGGATCCATGCTTCTCGAGGTAGTCATTTTCCAGAGTCCCCCACACAGACTCACCTGGAAACCTGCCTTTCCTTCAATGATCAGACCCAGCGAGCACTCAGTGACATAATGGTTGCTCCAGCCCCACGTTTGAGCCCCCAGATTCATGCCTCTTGGACATTTTGGTGGGAGCCACTGCAGGTCAGAGGACAGAGGTCACTATGTTTCATTCCCACCAAATCAGATTAGACTGAAATTAACTAGGAAAGAACCCTCAGTGAATATGGAGGATCCTACTGAGTTATAAGTGAGGGTTGTGCTCCCCAGGAGCCAGAAAGAGAGCTTGCTTATCACACCAAAACCGTTGACAGTTTTCTGTGATAACGTCTAAGAGCTGAGGAGATAGGTGAGCGTTTTTAGACATACAGGTCTGATGTTGTTAGCGTCCTTCAGGTAAGTTAATGCTGTCGGGAGAGAAGAAATGATacccaaaaaggaaagaaagggcagTGGGtttcacagtgatttaaaaaagagaattccCCAGGTCAGGAGGAGGGCTTTACTGGGTGTTTGTCGTGACGTTCCCTGAATCATGTTTTTCAAGATGTTTTGACTAGATGGCTAGGTTAAACCCCTCTGTGCCCCTCTAGGACACTCCCACAGAGGCTGTGGCCAGCGGACACGTTTTCCCTGCTTCATTTCAACCCCTCTCCGGGATTACATTTGACCATTTCCTCGGGATTTTAAAGTTATCCAGCCCCTGCCAGGCTGAGCTGTCCTAGTGCGGTGACTGAGCAGGTCTCGGACTCTGCCCAAGGCTGCCATCCACAGGGAGGCAGCGTGCACCTGGTAGACCACCGCCAGCAGGGCCAGCAGACAGAGTGGACCTCGTCTAAACAGGCCCCAGTGATAGCGAAGTCCTGGTCAGGGCAGAGCACTGGGTGTGCTCGGGACTGAAGGGCCTGCATTTCATGAGGGAAGTGATGCTTATTGAGGGCCAAGCTTAGACTCCAGACTAGCTGAGACTCCCGTGTTACAGAGCAGGGCGTGGCAGCTCAGAGACCGGCTCAGCTGAGAGATCATAGACGTGTTCTGACCAGTGGGAGCCCAGAGCTGCCACTGTCTTTATGACTCCTCCAGCCACTTCTTTGGTGTGGGAAGGGTACGGGCCTCTCTTACTTCGTCTCGTCTGCTGGAGACCTGTAGTCATGCTGTCGCCCCTTGtcctcctgctccctgcccctccctcccccagcacgcGGTCCCCACGGGCCCTGTGACGCGCCTGTCTTCCCTCCCCAGGAACCGCAGCTGTGCTGTCTGCAGAGCAGAACCACAAGGTTGACACGTCCGTCCACTACAACATTCCTGAGCTGCAGGCCTCGAGCcggctgcccctgccccagcacaACGGGCAGCAGGAGCCCCCTGCTGTGAGGAAGGGCCCCCTCCAGCAGGAGATGGACCAGGACTCAGAGGACGACGACAGCGATGACAGGGAGGAGGACGATGAGGACCCCCCCAGGCGCAAGTGGCAAGGGATTGAGGCCATTTTTGAAGCTTACCAGGAACACATAGAAGGTACGCGGTGGGGCGGGGAGCAGGCTGAGGGTCCAGTCGGGAAAGTGCAAGAAAGCTTAATAGACTGGTCGGTGCAAGACTTCCCTGCCACTGATGGAGGTTCCCGGGACACAAGTAGAAACAAAAACTAGAAGGTACCTTTTCTTCAGCACTATTTCCAGAACTGTTCCTCTGGCTTCCTTATGATGGAAGTCCTCATGGACAAAACTGAGGTCATTCTCACTGGTGGAATTTAAGCACCAAGCTCCCGCCCCCATGCAGTATGACAGTGCGAACCTGGGCCTTGCCCTCTGTGCTGTTTTCCCTGCGCTCCTAAATATTCTGTCCGTCCTGACACTTGTGGCTACACACAAGGGTCCCAGAAAATGCAACGCTGATTAACTTCACAGAGCCCCCAGAGAGGCAGGCCTGGTCACTGCCTGAGCCTGTGCCGCACTGGAAGCATCTCAGGGTGGTGGCAGACTTCCCTCACAGGCACTGTGGTCCTGGACCAGCGCAGACTGTCCTCGCTCAGCTGTGAGTGTGGGCCCACCTGGCCTGGGCAGCCCGCGCTGGCAGAGCTCGGGCACTGTCACTGTGCCTCCAGCACACCACCTCCTGTCTCTGTGCCTGTTAGACAGAGGCTGTGGTCTAAGCCTGGCACAGGGAGAATTGGAGGTCCCCCCCTATCCTCTGCAGTGAACCGGGCAGGGGGCCCTTTGGGGGCAGAGCGCTGACTCAGGCACTCAGAGTCCTGACTCGGCCCCACGGGGGCCCCTCTGTGCTCGCCATCCTCAGCAGGTTGGCGGTGCCAGGCATCGCTCTGACAAGAGTTGGGAGGTGCCAGCCACCGCTCGCAAAACCTAGGCCGCCACCGCCACTTTCTGTTTATTACCATATTGTACAGGAGTGTTCGTTTTTATCATGATTATCGTGATCATTTAAGTAATACTTTGAAATAAGCATTTacaattttttctccttttccagttttattagatAGAATTACTACAGTTCGACTGCACCTAAAACAAGCATTTTAAAACCCAGCTTATTAGTACAGACGAAAGCAATGTCCCTGTAGCCACAGTCAGAGCATCGGCACCTACATtttgcttccttttctctttcagttGGAATCCTCATTTTGCAtgttatcatattttattttactagagTGAAGTTTCTCTCTTCTGGGTTGGCTTTTTGGGGTCTTGTTGGGAATTCCTTCCTTACCCCAAGGACATACTCTCCATTTCCTTCTAAGTCTTCAAGTTCTGCTTTTCTTAGGCCTAGACTCCATTTCCGTGGATGGATTAAGGTAGAAATCTAGCTCCACCTTTCACACCTGGACACCCTGTTATCTGGTGGGTTTGGGGGCGCCCTCTCCCCATGGGGGCTTTGCGACACCCCCATTGCCTGGGGCAGCTCGCCCTGACTTTTCTGATGGCTCAGCTGTTCTTGGCCCTCGGTTTCCCCAATGAATTTTATGATCACTTTATATTTGTCCCACCCCCAAAAAATCCCATTAGATTTTTCAGTTGCATTGAATTTACAGATTTGGGGAGGTTAGACATTTTGGGGGGGGTTAGGTTTGTTAAAGGAGATACtggagtttgaacccaggacctcgtgtatgccaagcacatgctctaccctcCCCGAGAATGGACATCTTCGATAGTGCTGTCCATCTACAAATACGGCATTAAGTTGTGATAgatttttgctgtttttctccATGAGCAGTTTACTTTTCTCAGATTTAGTTTAGGCATCACCTCATCATTGTTATTCCTTAGATAATCATAGATGATCAGACCTGCAGGTAAGAACCTTAGTTCTTTCCTTTTGAATTCGTACTTTTTCTTGTCACACAGCACTGCCGAGGATCTCAAGGCTGTTGAATAGGGGCACTGGTGGGGCCTTTGTTTGCAAAGCTTTCAAAACACTCCACTAAGAATAAAGGCTCCTATTTGCTGCTGGGTTTACGGTTGTGTGGCTGTTGAAAGTTCACCGATGTATTTTCTAGATGTATCAAGATGAGGaccttatttttttccatcttttgatGCTTTTTTTCTTGACGTTGCTTCCTCTTAGCTGAATTAAGGTTTTAATCTAAGTTCTTAAGTGATATTAGACTGATTTTATTGTACTTTATTTTGCTATCATGATGGTTCTGGCTTCTGTAAAGTCAGTTAGGTAGCCTTCCTGGTTTCCATTCTctgaaacatttcatataaagtaGGCATTTATTCTTGAAGGTCTGAAGTCCTGTTAAAACCAGGTTCAGTATCCTTTGGAAAGGCAGAGATCTTACTAATTAAAACTATACTTGATATTTCTTAAGTTTACTTGGGTCTTTTTCTAACAGCTTAAAAGCTTTCAAGCCTAACTCTTTttatctttctatctttctttttgaaaaatcctTTTTAAGGCCATAAGTTTACCCTTACTTCCTAACCTGTATTTCTTAAATGCCTTTCGACGCTGGATCCTTTAGTCTTTATTCCACTGGGCCAGATTTGCTTTAGTGGCACTCGGGTGTTTCCCAGCACAACTGAAACGGCTGGGAGCAGCGTGGCCCAAGGAGAGGACTGCT
The sequence above is a segment of the Vicugna pacos chromosome 21, VicPac4, whole genome shotgun sequence genome. Coding sequences within it:
- the GSE1 gene encoding genetic suppressor element 1 isoform X10; translated protein: MFGLKPPLYYLPGSSLSSESSPVSSPATNHSSPASTPKRVPMGPIIVPPGGHSVPSTPPVVTIAPTKTVNGVWRSESRQQDASSRGSSGGRERLIVEPPLPQEKAGGPAIPSHLLSTPYPFGISPSSVVQDSRFPPLNLQRPVHHVVPPSTVPEDYLRSFRPYHTAEDLRVSSLPPLGLDPAAAAAYYHPGYLAPHPFPHPAFRMDDSYCLSALRSPFYPIPTPGSLPPLHPSAVHLHLSGIRYPPELSHSSLAALHSERMSSLGTERLQMDEELRREREREREREADREREKEREREREKEREREKELERERERERELERQREQRAREKELLAAKALEPAFLPVAELHGLRSHAAEERAKPPEQLAPTRAEKLKDAGLPAPKPVQHPLHPAPAPHHGLPGLLSNHGLFSLPGSSAATALLIQRTNEEEKWLARQRRLRQEKEDRQSQVSEFRQQVLEQHLDMGRPPAPTETEHRPESTRPGPNRHEPGSRDPPQHFGGPPPLISPKPQHHSVPTALWNPVSLMDSTLDTRRAPEGHPLHSHPTPFEPSRQAAVPLVKVERIYCPEKAEEGPRKREATPLDKYQPPPREAGSLEQPAFPHGSAPFLAELEKSTQTLLGQQRASLAHPAPFGELTGPLKPGSPSRPPASRGPDPAYIYDELLQQRRRLVSKLDLEERRRREAQEKGYYYDLDDSYDESDEEEVRAHLRCVAEQPPLKLDTSSEKLEFLQLFGLTTQQQKEELLTQKRRKRRRMLRERSPSPPTVQSKRQTPSPRLALTTRYSPDEMNCSPNFEEKKKFLTIFNLTHISAEKRKDKEKLVELLQAMKQKALSAAVADPLRNSPRDSPAVSLSEEPATQQVSLDVETPVGVAASSPAGPKATEPGRLEQRRPQELPRVQETAPASGEKARLSETPGGRRSLSMLHYIRGPAPKDVPVPLSHSINGKNKPWEPFVAEEFAHQFHESVLQSTQKALQKHKGTAAVLSAEQNHKVDTSVHYNIPELQASSRLPLPQHNGQQEPPAVRKGPLQQEMDQDSEDDDSDDREEDDEDPPRRKWQGIEAIFEAYQEHIEEQNLERQVLQTQCRRLEAQHYSLSRSAEQLSHSVAELRSQKQKIVSERERLQAELDHLRKCLALPAMHWPRGYFKGYPR
- the GSE1 gene encoding genetic suppressor element 1 isoform X2, with protein sequence MSHEPKSPSLGMLSTATRTTATVNPLTPSPLNGALVPSGSPATSSALSAQAAPSSSFAAALRKLAKQAEEPRGSSLSSESSPVSSPATNHSSPASTPKRVPMGPIIVPPGGHSVPSTPPVVTIAPTKTVNGVWRSESRQQDASSRGSSGGRERLIVEPPLPQEKAGGPAIPSHLLSTPYPFGISPSSVVQDSRFPPLNLQRPVHHVVPPSTVPEDYLRSFRPYHTAEDLRVSSLPPLGLDPAAAAAYYHPGYLAPHPFPHPAFRMDDSYCLSALRSPFYPIPTPGSLPPLHPSAVHLHLSGIRYPPELSHSSLAALHSERMSSLGTERLQMDEELRREREREREREADREREKEREREREKEREREKELERERERERELERQREQRAREKELLAAKALEPAFLPVAELHGLRSHAAEERAKPPEQLAPTRAEKLKDAGLPAPKPVQHPLHPAPAPHHGLPGLLSNHGLFSLPGSSAATALLIQRTNEEEKWLARQRRLRQEKEDRQSQVSEFRQQVLEQHLDMGRPPAPTETEHRPESTRPGPNRHEPGSRDPPQHFGGPPPLISPKPQHHSVPTALWNPVSLMDSTLDTRRAPEGHPLHSHPTPFEPSRQAAVPLVKVERIYCPEKAEEGPRKREATPLDKYQPPPREAGSLEQPAFPHGSAPFLAELEKSTQTLLGQQRASLAHPAPFGELTGPLKPGSPSRPPASRGPDPAYIYDELLQQRRRLVSKLDLEERRRREAQEKGYYYDLDDSYDESDEEEVRAHLRCVAEQPPLKLDTSSEKLEFLQLFGLTTQQQKEELLTQKRRKRRRMLRERSPSPPTVQSKRQTPSPRLALTTRYSPDEMNCSPNFEEKKKFLTIFNLTHISAEKRKDKEKLVELLQAMKQKALSAAVADPLRNSPRDSPAVSLSEPATQQVSLDVETPVGVAASSPAGPKATEPGRLEQRRPQELPRVQETAPASGEKARLSETPGGRRSLSMLHYIRGPAPKDVPVPLSHSINGKNKPWEPFVAEEFAHQFHESVLQSTQKALQKHKGTAAVLSAEQNHKVDTSVHYNIPELQASSRLPLPQHNGQQEPPAVRKGPLQQEMDQDSEDDDSDDREEDDEDPPRRKWQGIEAIFEAYQEHIEEQNLERQVLQTQCRRLEAQHYSLSRSAEQLSHSVAELRSQKQKIVSERERLQAELDHLRKCLALPAMHWPRGYFKGYPR